The following is a genomic window from Aquificota bacterium.
GGCAAAGTATGGAAAAGCTTTAAGAGAATTTTTAAAGAATAATACTACCATACTGGAGATTATAGATTTTGGAGGCTATCCTGTTTTTGAGCAAACGGTGGATACCTCTATAGTGCTTTTTAGAAAAGAAAAGCCAACTGCGGACCATTGCCTTAGGTATGCCATAGTGCCATCAGATTTGAAAAATCACAGCCAAGCCATAGAGTATATCAAAAGCCAATTAAAAACCAATAGACTTCTCCAGTCCAAACTATCGGAAAGTGCTTACACCTTGGCCGATGATAGAGTTTTAAAGCTAAAGGAAAAGATAGAAAGGATAGGAAAGGCGTTAAAGGAGTGGGATGTGAAGATTTATCGTGGAATTATAACAGGCTTTAACGATGCTTTTATTATCACTACTGAAAAAAGGAACGAGATTTTAGCAAATTGTAAGGATGAAGAAGAGAGAAAGAGGACGGAAGAGATTATAAAGCCAATATTAAGGGGAAGAGATATTGGAAGGTATTATTACAAGTGGGCGGGATTGTGGGTAATTTTGGCTACAAAGCATACAATAACTTCTTGCGTCTTAGATTACTTAAAAAAACATAAAGAAGCTTTAGAGAAGAGGGCTGGTAATCAAGAATGGTATGAACTACAAGCACCACCAAGCAAAGAAAAAATAAGTTTGCTTTTATTGGATAAAATAGGTTATTCTGATGTAGGTTTTAGATTTGCTTTTATACAGAATGGAATTGTTGGGCTTAATACAACCTATTTTATAATACCTTACAAAAATAGAGAAAATAGAAGAAGAATTTTGCTATATTTACTTGGAATTTTAAACTCCAAGCTAATTATGTTCTATTATCGCAATACTGCCCAAGTTTTATCAGAGGAAGCTACAAGAGGTTTTTCAATATATGTAGAACAACTCCCCATCCCTCCCATCACTCCCCAAACCCAACCCCTCGCAGACCAAATAGTCCAAAAAGTCCAAGAAATCCTCACGCTTACCCAATTCCCCGATTTTGAGACCAGCCAAGAAAAACAGCAAAAAGTCAAAGAACTTGAAAGAGAAATAGACCAACTTGTTTATAAGCTTTATGGCTTAACGGAGGAGGAGATAAGGATAGTGGAGGGAGAGTTATAATAAAAAGCATGAAGGAGGGAAAGTGAAATGACAAACATAATCTCAGAAGCTTTTGAGAAGTTTATTGAGGAATGTCTTAAAAATTATGAGATTAGTCCAAACTTTGAGAAGTTGGTTCTAATAGCAGACAGCCAAACCAATGGTAGATTTACACCGTTGATAAAAATTATAAAGCACTGGAATGGAAGGATTGGAGATATTATGGACCCTTTATTTTTAGAAGCTGTAGCTTTATGCATATTTTATAAATCTCCATTGAAGAGTAAAAAGCCATCACAATATCCTAAGTTTAAACGCTTTGATGATTTTCCAAAGGCTTTGAAAATGTTTTTCTCCAGTCAGATATTAATAGAAGCTTTACGAAACGGCTTAGAGATATTACCCTTAGAGATGTTACCTTTATATATCCGAGGCAATAAACTACCAGAGGCCAAGCCTACCAAGTTAAAGGAATTTCTTTATGATGTAAAGAATTTTATAGAAGATTTTAGAAAAGTAGAGGACAGCATAAGATATAGAAGAGTGGTGGATGAAGTATTTCCAGAGCATCTTGGTTTAACCCCTGAAGAGGTAAAAAAGAAAAAGAGAAGGATTGTAGAATATATCTTTGAAATAGCGGGCAAGGGCTATATACCAGATGTAATAATAGACCAAATGGTAGCCGGATTTAACATAGATTTACTTCTTACCTTTAATGATATAGGAGCCATTAAAAACACAGCATCAAAAATAACAGAGGCAATTGAGCTATCTAATACATCACCAGAAAGAGCAATGGAAATTTGGAGAAACATATTAGGCAACTGTTTTCCATCTGTATAAAACATGACCTAAATCATAAACACAACCCATTGAGTTCCTTGAAATATTTTAATGGGACAATTTTAAGCTATAACAATATGATATGCACCATATTATGAAAAGGAATGATAAACTCACATGCTAAAATATTAGTGCAATGATTACAGAACTAACAATTTCTAACTTTAGGTTCATAAAGAAGCAAAAATAAAACTTGGTGCTTTAAATGTGCTTTATGGACCAACGGCAAGCGGAAAATCCAGCCTACTATATGCTCTTATGGTATTTAACAAAATAATAACCAATCCAAACCAACCCATAGATAATTTCTTTGACCTTGGATTTATAGACCTTGGAGGCCTAAAAGAGTGCCTTTATGGAAAGGATGAAGAATTGGCCATGGAAATATCTTACTCAACAAACTCTGGAGAGTTTGGTATATCCCTAAAAAAGGACAAAGCAAACACCTATCTTAAATACAAAAACATTAAGCTAACTGCGGAGTTTAGCATACCTTATAAACAGACAAAGATATTTGAGACAAAAATAGACCTTAAAACTCTAAAAGGTAAAGCCTATTGGAATGGTTTTTATGTGCTTGGCTTGTCTGGAAGCGTGGAGGAAGAAGGACAAACTGGAAATTTAATCTCTAAGCTTAATGAAATAGCCAACACTATTAAACAGGTTGATATAGCACCGCATAACCGTGGATTTTTTGAAGCTTTTTATTCACACTACCTAAGGTATGAAGTTCCACACGTCCTTATATCCGATGAAGAGGTAGCATCAGCCATAATAAACCAAGAAGACCTTGTACCAAAAATAAGCAAAGCTTTGGAAGAGATTGCAAACAAAAGCTTTAGGATACATCCTATCCAAGGCATACCATTATCAAGATTTCTTATACAGGAAAAAGGTTCAAATCAAGAGATTTTAATTACCAACGAAGGCTTTGGAATTAATCAGGTAGTTTATATGTTTGCAAAGCTTTATCTAAAAGACAAAAAGATAATACTCATAGAGGAACCAGAAATACACCTACATCCATCCATTATTAGAAAGCTTGCAAAAATTATGTGTAAAATTGTGGAGGAAGAGAACAAACAGATTATATTGACTACACATAGTGAAGTTTTTGTATCTTCCTTATTGTCTGCCATTAGAAGGAAGGATATATCACACAAAAAGGTAAAATTCTATTTGGTAGAAAAGGAAAAGGGAGAGACCATATTTAAGGAGCAGGAATGTGATGAAAGAGGGAGGATAAAAGGCGGGCTTTCTTCTTTTATGGAAGGAGAATTAGAAGACCTAAAAGCATTTTTTGAAATTTAAAAATGATTTTGGTAATAGATGAATGGATATGGCATGAGCTTAGAGGGGAATATGAAAGAAAAGAGCGGGAAAAGGCAATAAGGTTTTTAATAAAAATGATAGAAAAATGTGATAAACTGGCTGTAGCCCATAAATCAAAGTTTGAAGAGAAGTTATGGAAATTTTTAAAACAAAGTGATACTGAGAATAGGATGATAGTAAGAATACTTACTCACAAGATACTTTATAACAGTGATAAATACCTTGAAGTTCAATTAAGAGGAAGGGATATAAATATTGAATGCGTTAATATTGACGATAAATATTTAGTAAACCTGTGCTATCAATTGATAGAGGATTACAGCGAGAAAGAAGTTATGTTTATAACCACGGATAGGAAATTAATAGAATGTCTTAAGAAAGAAAGTAGCAAAATAAATTGTTATACGAAGGAAGATTTTCTGGAGAACTATCTTGATTAGATTTTATTATCTCTCCAAACGGCTATAATATAAACCATGGGGGGTTTTGATAGTGTCCTTGGGTTTGTCTTTGAGGGGGCCTTTAAGCTGGGGTTTTTAAAAGATAGGATTCCTGACTATAAGGATTTTACTGAGGGTGTTTTTGCCAAGCTAAAGGGTGAAGCAGAAAGGGCAGAAGATGAAGAGCTTGTAAGAATAATAGAGGATATAGAGAGAGCCTTTGACAAGTATGATGTTTTTAATCCACCTGAGAATATGAGGGAGCTAAGCAGGCTTTATGTGAGTTATACAGAAGATGGGGAAGGGCAGGGTATAAGAAGGGAGTGGAAGGAGATATATACTAAGCTTGTCTTTGCCATAGGCTATGCAGGTGGGTATTTTTACAACAAGAGCCTTAAGGATGTGGAGCTTAAAAGGTATGAGATGGGGGAAGAGTCGGATGAGATCATATGGCAGAATGCGGACCTGGTCTTTGTGGAAGGTAAAACGCTTCATATAGTAGACTTTAAGCTTGGTGGAACGAGAAAGGTTTTAAGAGATATTTTAACTGGTTCAAGAAATAGGATACCTATACAAACCTACGGTATACCAGTAAATCTGTCTTTGGGTGAGCTGGAGTTTTATAACTTTTTAGAGAAGTTTATGCAAGTGAAGGAAAAGTTGAGGGAGTCGGAGGATGTTTTTGTGGAAAATAAGGGGCTTTTGCAGGTGCTTTCTTATGCGGTAGATTTTCTCTGTTCTGAAGAGGATCCTATAGATGAGGTTAGCTTGGAGCTTTTGTATCCAGTGCAGGAGCCTTTGAGCCTTAGGTTTTTTGTAAAAAACAGAGAGGGGCTTGTAAAGTTTGCAGAGGAGTTAAAGGAGCTGTATAAGGATATAAAGGGTAAGGAAAAGCTTTATAGGGAAGTGGATGTAGAGCCAGAAAAGGAGGGGGCAAGGAAAAAGAGAGTAAGAGAAGAGGTAAGTAAAAGAATTGGAGAGCTGGAAGAGGAGATAAAGAGAAGGGAAAAAGAAAAGCTTGTGCTTAAGACTGGAGATATAAATGCTGTTAGGGATGATGTTAAAAGAAGACTGGAAGATTTTATGAAAAGGCCTGAGCCTTGTAAGGCTATTGCACTTCTTCACTCCGCCGGTAGTGGAAAGACTTCAAGGACGAGGGAGCTTATACTTGGTATGGAAGGGAAGCATGTGGTCCTTTATATGGCTACGCGCCTAATCCTTTTAAACAGAGAGATTGATAAACTTAGAGAGGTAAAAAAAGAGTCCTCTAAAAGTATAGAACTGGTTTATGAAAGGGGCAAGTATAAAGGTAATGTAGCCATAGATAGGGGTACTCATTTTAAGTCTGTGGGAGGGAAAAGAGAGGGTAAGCTACAGGCTACGGTGAAGAAGATATATGAATTGGTGCAGGATAAAAGGCCAGATTTGGTGTGGGCCTTTGCCACCATTCAAAGCTTGGTAGAGACCGCCCGCGGTGGTAAAACTTCAGAACACTTAGATACACTTTTGGGACCATACTTTAAAGATTATCACATACACATAATCCTTGATGAATTCCTCGGTTATAAAAACGGCTTTTTTGCCATAATGGAGATGCTTAGGTTTTTAGAAAAAGTAAGAAGTAAAGGAAGGAAGGCAAGCCTTTATATCTTTGACGCCAACGGCTATTCTCCAAACCTTTTGTTAAAGCTTATGGAAGAGTATAAAGAGTTTGAAGTGGTGCCAGATTCCTTAGTTTTGAGCCAATATGAGGATGAGGTAAAGACCTATTATAAAGACATTCCTTTTGAGGTATATGCCAAGCATGGCTTTCCAGCCAATGGACTTGTGGTAAGTAAGAAGTTTATTAGAGTGGAAAAGAAAGAAGAAATTCCAAAGCATTTGGCAAGTTATATAAAAGAAACCTTAAATAACAAGGAAAGCACGGGCTTTGCCTTTATTCAAGATAAGGAGATTATTAACGACCTTGTCAGAGAATTGGAAGTTTTTGGGCTTTCTTCCATAAGGGTGCATGCCAGTTCTAAAAAGAGCCAAGAGCAGATAAATAATGGCTGGGAAGATGTGATTTTAGGCACTTCATCTGTTTCAAGGGGTCTTGACTTTAGCAGGCCACACAAGCCGGTGGATTATATATACATAGTGGTCCAATCATGGGGCATAGAAAACAACTTGGTGGAGACCATACAAGCCTTGTCGCGTTCAAGGGGGGATGAAATAACAGAGAACAGGCCAAAGCATCTTCATCTGATTTATATAATAGACCAAAATATAGACAACGCCGTAGATAACATAGCCAGTTATATGGATCATCCTGACAAGGACCTTGTAAGGCTTATATACACAAAGGAACAGCTGGAAGGCTTTTTGGACCTTGATGTAGCTATCACAAAAATTGTAGAACAGTTCCTTTCAAAGCCAGAAGATAAGGTGCTTGTGCCAGTGCCTACACAACACAAGAGCAGGTATATAGACAACGTAATATCCAGGTATGAAAACGCAGTAGCCTTTGTGGATGATATATATGATATAGAAAAGCAAGAGGATATACGCGATTTTAAGGAGCTTTTGAAAAATATAGCGTACACCTATACATCCATCAAAAGGACTTTTCAGAAGTTTAGCTACTACCATCCTTACATACTCCTTGAGGATTATGAAATCTTTTTCCGCATAGACAATGAAAAAAGATGGAAGCTTAAAAAACTCTTTGAGAGTGTAAAACCTATCTTGAAAGAACACAATAATGAAAGAACGCAGGAGCTGGAGGAATTTTTGGAAGAAGTTTTGCCTACAGAGGAAAACAAAGCGCCGTTGATTATACCTGTTTATTCTATGGTTTTTGTAAATAACTGGCTAAGGGAAAATGAAAAGCTTGAGCTTAAGATAAGTAAGAGAGCTGGTAGGGGTAATGCGGAGGTCTTGGGTGGCGATTTGGAGCCAAGGACTCTTTGCTATTTGGGTAGTCATATAGAGTATGCCTGCATACCTTTGGGAGAAAACTATCCTTATAAAGAGGTTTTAAGTGGCAGGTTTGCCAAGTTTCCTGTAAAATTTATCAAAAGCCTTTTGGAGGGGTAAAAAATGTTTGAAAGCAGGTTTAGGATGGAAGATGAGAGGATGGATGCCTTTGCAAAGGGGGAGCATTATGGTAATAACTTTATGTATGCAGGCCTTTTCTATAGCTACTACCAGAGGTATATGGACAGTATAGCCAACTTCTTTCACAAGCTTGTAAGAAAGGAAGATGTGAAGGTCGCCTTTGAGAAGTTTTTATACGAAGATAAGCCTGTGGAGGGTCCAGCTAAATACTCTATTGGTAAGCTGCAGGGGTGGTTAAAGCCTTGGGGCATATTTAAAAACACACAGACTGCCAGTTTTCCAAGGTCTGCACCAAACAGTAAGTTCAACGTGCTTGAACTAAAGGTTTCTCCATCTTCTGAAATGGGTGAGAAGGCTGGGCTTGTATTTTTGAAAATAAGGGGTTATGAGGATATGGAGTTTGGAAAGGAAGTAGAGTGGAGGGCAAAGAAGGACCTTATGGATGAGTGGATAAGGCTGAGTGAAAGCGAGGCGGTAAGGGAATACCTTAAGGAGGTAAGGGAAGTTTACAATCTTTTAGAGGATGCCCTACCGAGAGATTATTATAGACCTCCTACTTCAAGGATAGCCTACTATCTTTTTCCTATAGAGCTAAGGTCTTTTGGCGGGTCTGTGATTGTTTCAAAGGCAAGCCTATACAAAAGAAGGGAAGAGACAAGGAAAGAGCTTTGGAAGGAAATATTGAAGGAGTTTGAATCTACAGAGGACAACAAAAGAGCTAAGAAGGATCTGGAGTTTGCTTTGGAAGAGAAAGGGAAAAAGCTTGATTATCTTGAAAAGCTTTTGGAGAAGGCTTTAGACCAAGATCATTTGAATACTTTGAGAAGGGACTGGAAGGAGTTTTTAAGAAAGTGTTTAAAGGGTGAAAGTGATAAGCTTTCTGCGGTCTTTGTGGGAAAGGTGCCAGAAAAGAATCCACCTTGGGTATCCTTTGGCACTTACCATATTCCGAGCGTGGAGCTTGAGCTTTATGTCTTTGCGGAAGAGGGCTTTGAGCTGGAAGTAAATGGAAAGACTTATAAGGCGGAGGATATAGTAAGGATTTTAAATAGGGAGTTTTTAAACTTTAGATTTTTGGGAAATGCCAAGATAAAGTTGGTAGGGTCTGTAAAGCTCCTGGATGAGCTCTTTGGCAAGAATGGTGCCCTTGAAATTATCAAAGGATACAATTTGGAAGAGAGAACGCTAAAAAACAAAGATTCTGTGGACCTTGTATATTCCCTTGCCTATTTTTCTGCGAGGCTTTCAAACCTTATAGCCCAGATAAAGGATGGAAAGCTTAAAAACAAGTTTGTGGGAATTTTAATACTTTTGAACACAGAGTTTGAGGAGGGTGATAGGTATGCCCTTTGGGATGTGGTTAGCTTCATTTATGATTACTTTGGCGTGCCTGTTCAAACTATTACCAAAAGGTCCTTGCGGTCTATATTTGATAAAGATAAAAAGTCTGGTACAATAAAAAACCTTGCCATAAGCCTTTATAAAGATTCAAAAGTTTTAGAGGTTGAATTTGACGGCTTTGACCTTCCAAAGGAAGCTGTGGTCTATGCGGTGGTAGAAAAGCCATCACCTAGGTTTTTCTACAGACGTGGAGAGATAGATGGTGGGTCAAGACACTATCTTTATGAAGTCTATAAGATAAGCATAAAGGAAAAAAGGGCCAAGATAGAGCTGGAGAAAAAATATTTTGAACTGCATGGTATGAGGGAGCTTGGAATAGAAAGTTTTATTGAAGAAAAGAAGAATTATCAAAATACCAAGTTCTGTTTTATAACCACCTTAAGAGATTCTAAGCTTGGAGAACTTTATACCAAGCTTTCCACTCCAGAAGAGGAACACAAATTTTTACTCATCAGGTATGACGAGCTTAAAACGGCATACTTTTCCGATAAGTCAAGGCAAGATTGCTACATAGTCTATACACAGGAGATGAGAAAGCTTTTTGAAAGGCTTGGCATACCAATAGAAAAGGATGCGGCGGCCATAGCCCTAAAGCCAGCCCATCCACCTTCCATGGAAGAGGATATGTACCATCCTTCTTTACAGCTTTTCTTTACAGAAAGGGTAGGCTGGGAAAGGGATGATGTCTATTCTGAAAGGAAAAACCTCTTCATCTTTACAGTCCTTGCCCTCTCTATGTATGAAAGCGAGTCCTATATGACACCTTTTAGCAAGCTTAGCCTTTGGACTAAGGAAAGAAACTATTATCTTACTATAAGAAGGAATTACAAAGAGTATGCGTTTCCGTTAAAATCTGTACTTTATGAGATGCTTATGTTTGTTCAGGAAAGGCCTGGTGGTAAAGAATCTTAGCTATAAAACTTGCGGGGGCGGGATTTGAACCCGCGACCTTCGGGTTATGAGCCCGACGAGCTACCAGGCTGCTCCACCCCGCGTAGCCAAAGTATTATTATACTGCTAAATTTCTATCAAGTCAAGAGAAACTTTTGAAAGAGGTTCTCCCACGCCCCTTATTACGGCCACTATATTTTCAAGCCTTACGCCAAACTTACCGCCAAGGTATATGCCCGGCTCTATGGTAAAGACCATACCTTCTTCTATTATAACGTCCTTATCCACTCCCTTGTAATACACCCTTGGGAACTCATGGATCTCTATGCCCACACCATGGCCTGTAGAATGTATAAAGAACTTTCCATAGCCTTTCTTTTTTATGTAATCCCTTGCAGTCTTGTCTATCTCTGAAATCTTTCTTCCCACCTTTACCTTCTCAAGGGCAAAAAGATGGGCATCTTTTACTATGTTGTATATTTTTTTGAACTCTGAGCTTGCCCTTCCTAAATGCAAGGTGCGCGTAAAGTCTGTGCAGTAGCCCTTCCAAAGGAGGCCCATGTCTATCAAAAGAGGCTGGCCATGTTTTATGGGCCTTGTGGAGGTCTCCCAGTGGGGTATGGCGCTACCTTTACCGCTTGCCACTATGGCTGGAAAGCTCTCACCCATGGCACCAGCCTTAAAAAACTCCGAGACAATAAGGGACCTTAATTCAAGCTCTGTCATGCCTTCTCTTATCTTGTTTAGTATGCTCATATAAACCCTGTCGCTTATTCCTACTCCCTCCCGCATTAGGTTTATCTCTGTGCTGTCCTTTATGGCCCTCATATGCTTCAAAAAGCCAGCCTTGCCAACCCATCTGAGGCCCCCTTTTAGCCTCCTTCTAAACTCACAGCTCACCCTGTCCTCCTCATAGCCAACTTTGAAGGCACCTATTTTTTTAAGTAGCCTTTCTATAGCCTTTATCACATTGCCTTCCAAAAGGATCACATCCCAATCCTTTAGCTCCTCCTTTGCCTTCTGATAGTACCTTCCGTCCGTCAAAAGATGGTGAGAGTGCTTGCTTACTACCACATAGGCATGGCTGGACCTAAAGCCAGAAAGGTAAAAGACATTGGGCTGTGAGGAAAAGAGGAAGGCGTCAAGGTTATTTTTCTCCAAAAGGTTTTGAACTTTCGCTATCCTTTCTCTCATTTTTCAAGCATCCTTCTATACTTATTTACCGTCCTTCTTGCTATTTTAATACCTTTTTCTTGCAATATCTTAGAAAGCTCTGCGTCTGACTTGCCCTTTCCTTCACCCTCCAGAAGTTCTTTTAAGGCCCTTAAAATCTCTTCTCTGCTTAGACCTTCCTTCCCTTCCCTTACAAAGAAGAACCTTAGGGGGTATATGCCCATGGGCGTCCTTGCATACTTTCTTCTTACTATCCTGCTAACGGTGGAAAGGCTCACACCCGCTCTTTCTGCCACCTGACTGAGAGACAGGCTTTTTAGTGGCTCTCCCTTCAGCAAAAAGCCCTCTTGCCTTTCCAGTATTAGGTCGCATGCCACCCTCAAAACCCTCCTTCTTAGCTCAAGTATAAAGGAAAGGGGCTTGGAACCTTCTATCTCCAAAAAGTCATCCATAAGGAAGATATACCACTGTTTGCCATCGTGTTCAAAGACCACATCCACACTACCGCTCTGATAGACTGTTTCCTCCCCCTCAAAGGGACTAAGCTTTAACCTAGATAGCACTTCCCTTGCCCTGAGGCTTTTGCTTTCACCCTTTAACACTTCCAAGACTTCCTTGTGCAGGTCCTTTTCCTTAGGGTATAACTCTTCCAGCTGGAGGAGTATAAACTCTTCTAGGTCTTTGCAGGCAACGCCCAAAGGCTCTATCTCCCTCTTTATAAAATCCCTTATATCTTCCACATACTCTTGGCTCACTCCGTAGTGGTTTGCTATATCCTTTATCCTTCCTACAAAAAAGCCTCTGTGGTCAAGGTTGGCAACTATCTCAAAGGCTATATCCAAATCTAAGCCATCAAACTCATACCTTATCTGTTCTTCTACCTTTTTGATCTCGCTTTCCCTGTAGCTTATCTGAGGTTCCTTGTAGTCTTGATAAAACCACCTTGGCCTTGTGCGCAGTGTTAGCTTTATGTGTGGCTTTTCTTCTATCTCTTGAAGAAGCTCTTCTGAAGTTTTTGTAAGCAGTTCAAGGCCTCCTTCAAGCCTTAGCAAAAGCTTTGGCTTTACTTGAGGCTGTAGCTTTATCTTCTTCAAGCCTTTTCCTCCTCCTTTTGGGTTATAAAGAGGCTAACTATCCTGTTTCCTTCCATCTTATCCACTACAAACTTAAATCCATCGTAGACAAACTCATCCCCTTCTTCGGGCACCTTTGAAAGCATGGCCATCACAAAGCCCCCAATGGTATCATACTCATAGTCTTCGGGAAGGCTAAAGCCTATTTCCTTTGCCACCCTTTCCACATCCACCCAACCGCTTACCAAGTAGGTGTTCTTTGAAAGCTTGATTATGTCTTCTTCCCAGCTCTCCTGCACATCGCCAAAGATATACTTCATTATGTCATAAACGCTCACAAGGCCAGAAAGCTCCCCATGCTCTCCCACCACTAAGGCTATCTGTGTGCCTTTGCTTCTCATCTCCTTTATAAGGTCTATTATGCTAAGTATCTCTGGCACAAAAAGGGCTTCCCTTTTTAGTTCTCCCAATTTTCTCTTTAGATTAGCATATAAAGGCACAATATCCTTTACATAGAGTATGCCCGTTATGTGGTCTGGGCTTTTTGAATAAAGGGGTATTTTGCTGTGTTTTTTATTTATTATCTCCTCAAGGGCCTCCTCAAGGGTTAGCTCCTCCCACAACATAAAGATGTCTGGTTTTGGGGTCATTATCTCCTTTACTGTAATATCCCTTAGGCTTATGGCCCTTTCTACCGGTTCAATCTCCTTTTTGTCAAAGTAGCCCATGGATAGGCCTACCTCTATAAGCTCCAAAAAGGCCTCCCTTGGCTCCTTCTCCTTTTCCTCCACCTTTATCATCTCTATCAATCTGTTTACTGGCATAGAAAGGACTTTTCTTATTGGATACATAAGCTTGTGTATTAGGACAAAGGGTATGTAATAGATGGGTGCAAGCCTTGTGGTAAAGGGTAAAACCATATTTTTGGGAAGAACCTCGCCAAAGAGGAAGATGAGGGTGCTTGAAAAGAGGACCGCAATGCCCGCCCCCTTAGAGCCAAAAAGGTCTACAAAAAGCTTGGTGCCGTAAGAAGAGATAAGTATATTTACCAGCTCGTTGCCTATGAGTATGGTTAAAAGCACCTCCCTTGGCTTTGAAAGGAGGCGAAGCAAGGCCGAGTATATGCGCCTTCTTCTTTTTAGTTTGAGTAAGTAGGGGTTTGCTCCAAAGAAGACCACTTCGGAAGCGCTAAAGAAGCCAGAGAGGAAAAGTAGAAAGGTTAATATTAGAACTTCAGTATAGATTGCATGAGAGGATGCGTCCATCCACCATTACCTCCTTAACTCCTTCTTTACACTCCTTTAACCTATACTTGCACTGGGACAAAAAGGGGCATACACCTTCCCATTCCTCTTGGGGCATATCTTCCAGATAGGTTTTCCTTTGAGAGGGGTGTTTTACAGGCATGGTGCTGATAAGGTATTGGGTGTAGGGATGGAGTGGCCTTTTTAGCACCTCTTGCGCACTTCCCATCTCCATAAGCTTTCCCTTATAAAGAACGGCTACCCTATCACCTATCCTTTCCACAGCCCTTAGGTCATGGGTGATAAGCAAGGTGCTTATACCCTCTTCCTTTAATTTTAAAAATAGGTCCAAGATGCCCGCACGGTAGGACATATCCAAAGAAGAAGTTGGCTCATCCGCCACTATAAGCTTGGGCCTTAAAACAATGGCCCTTGCAATGGCAACCCTCTGCCTTTGACCGCCCGAAAGATTTTCTGGCCTTCTTTCCAAAAACTCCTCACCAAGCCCAGCCTTTTGCAAGGCTTCTATTACCTTCTCTTTCCTTTGAGAAATGCCATGCACCAAAAGAGGTTCTTCTACGATCTCTGAGACCTTCATGCGTGGGTTTAGGGAGGTCCTTGGGTCCTGAAAAACTGCAGAGACGAGCTTGGTGTATTCCTTTCCCATTTTAAAGGGGTCCTTTCCTTCAAAGTGTATGAGGCCAGATGTTGGCCTTTCAAGCCTTAGGATTAGTTTGCCTATGGTGCTTTTGCCAGAGCCAGACTCCCCAACTAAAGAAAAGACCTCGCCATGGCTTATAGAAAGGCTTACATCCCTCACAGCCCAAACAAGCCTCTTTGTAAAAAGTCCTACTTTAAAAAGCTTGGAAACTTTTTCCAAACTGAGAAGACTACTCTTCATATAGTTCTGGAAAACCTTCTTTCCTTATTTGCCTTAAT
Proteins encoded in this region:
- a CDS encoding hemolysin family protein, whose translation is MDASSHAIYTEVLILTFLLFLSGFFSASEVVFFGANPYLLKLKRRRRIYSALLRLLSKPREVLLTILIGNELVNILISSYGTKLFVDLFGSKGAGIAVLFSSTLIFLFGEVLPKNMVLPFTTRLAPIYYIPFVLIHKLMYPIRKVLSMPVNRLIEMIKVEEKEKEPREAFLELIEVGLSMGYFDKKEIEPVERAISLRDITVKEIMTPKPDIFMLWEELTLEEALEEIINKKHSKIPLYSKSPDHITGILYVKDIVPLYANLKRKLGELKREALFVPEILSIIDLIKEMRSKGTQIALVVGEHGELSGLVSVYDIMKYIFGDVQESWEEDIIKLSKNTYLVSGWVDVERVAKEIGFSLPEDYEYDTIGGFVMAMLSKVPEEGDEFVYDGFKFVVDKMEGNRIVSLFITQKEEEKA
- a CDS encoding ATP-binding cassette domain-containing protein, translated to MKSSLLSLEKVSKLFKVGLFTKRLVWAVRDVSLSISHGEVFSLVGESGSGKSTIGKLILRLERPTSGLIHFEGKDPFKMGKEYTKLVSAVFQDPRTSLNPRMKVSEIVEEPLLVHGISQRKEKVIEALQKAGLGEEFLERRPENLSGGQRQRVAIARAIVLRPKLIVADEPTSSLDMSYRAGILDLFLKLKEEGISTLLITHDLRAVERIGDRVAVLYKGKLMEMGSAQEVLKRPLHPYTQYLISTMPVKHPSQRKTYLEDMPQEEWEGVCPFLSQCKYRLKECKEGVKEVMVDGRILSCNLY